AAGTACTTGGTTGTTAATTCTTCGGGTATTAGGTACAAAGAAAGAAGTTGTGTTTATTTATTCTTcctttaaataaaataaaattcataaattactTCATTACCTTCATTCAatagaaaattgttttgataaatgataataGACCATATTTGACTGACGTCACAACATGGCGGATTTGGTCCTTATCAGTacctttttcttcaattttggggcaaaTATCACGTATAAGTGGCACTTTTTAAAGAATTCTCCATgaatatgtaaaattttaaaaaactaaccagaaaaaatgaattctcggTCGAAAATACTTCAGTTTTTcggtattttaatttaaaattcatctaCTCGCGAGAAAAAAAGCGAAAACTAATACTTTTTTCCGGATATTTGCCccaaaatttactgataatAAGCGACAACGGCTCGAAATTTACCGATTGTTTACGTTTTCAAGATATGGACAATATCGTTCGAATATGGTCTATATGAAAACTAAAGTAAACATTACGAGCCGATCAGCCGAATCACTTGTTCGAACAAAAAGAACGAATATTGCATGATTCTTCAGGGTCGTGTTCCGTACAGGGATGTTCCGTCAAATAACTCAAGTTATTTTACTGTAAAATAACTGTGTAAAATAACGTAATTTTACATTGTCAAATAATGCGAATTGTTTGACACATgtcaaataactaaaaaaatgtaaaaaaactacaaaaatgctcaaaatcgaATTCTCACAAGCCAATTAACAAGTacttatttgattttgattgaagTTTCTGTTTCTTTGATGTTGGATGTTGAACTGAACTGAGTTTGATTTAACTCATTTgcgttgatttgaaatttgagtataattagatttgaaagttttgtgaaaataaatgtgaaaagGAATGAGATGAGATCAAAGGGTACTGTTGAGAGAGCAATGATTGTGAAAACAAATCCGAATAATgatattaatgaataaattttcattgacTCAACTgtgattttgtgttttaaacgttatttcatgagatgaaatgaaagtgTTACTCTTTGCAGCCTTACTGgtggtaatttatttaaaatttttccattttgaaacgaattttgactcataatcattcataattcattcttaagctgaaaaattactgagttaTCAGTTGTTATCAGTGAATTTTCCTTGTCTGTGATTGgctgaattattttacattctcaaatgtaattttacatattatttgaCACTTATAGTTATTTGACAGTTATTTGACATGtaatgtcaaaaaagttatttgaCATGTCAAGGAACATCCCTGGTTCCGTATGTGCTGTGAACATAGAACATCTCggaattgaatttatttggAAATAACTACAACCTTCCAGTATGCACTAGCGCCACAGCCTGGTGATTACTGATTCAGTTCATTGATTTCTAAAACTGACGTGTCGACCCTagcgagaatttttaaaactacttTACTTGGGAAAAAACACTAGGCCAATGCCTAACAACCTAGAGCGCCAGTCCGCCAGCCACTGGAAAGTTGTTTGTTGTTCGTGTTTTCTGATAAAGTttctttgagtttttttgttaaaataattgaaaattttcattgttaacATGTAATCaaaggtaaatttcaagtttctaccCCTATTTCGTTAATATATTCATGTCGACCATCCAGTAACACCAGCAATAAAATGGATCCAAGTTGTATTCTAATGTGTGCAAACATCCCTGGAGGAATTTCCGAAGATGTTCTCGTTGAACTATTTTGCATAGTACGTaaatataattattatattatcACACCGTTGATTCAAACTCGTATTCTAGAATACGAAATTCTCACCCGAACACCGGAAAATTTCACATCAAAGTCTACGAAACTACACTAGCCTAATACCGATTTTATTCTCGTAGGCTGGTCCTGTAGAAGATGTTTCGATATCCAGATCAGGCCGAAGTTGTTTCATCATTTATGAATTCCCCGAAGCGGTTCCAACAGCCAAAGAGATCTTCAAGGATGTTAGATTACGCGGCCGGCCTCTCGAAATGTTCGATCAAAACGATATCAAGCAAATACACGAGAAACAGGAGCAGGAAAGTATCGAGTTACAACAGCAAGAAGCAGCGTTTGCCGAGATAGTCAAACAACACAATCCGTTTTACAATCCTGACTCTATGACTCCAACTCACCACGCTCGAGGTCGACCTCAAAACTTCCCTCCTCCTGTTAACCTTTTCGATCCTTCTCTCATGCCATTCCCTTTTCCAAATCATTTCAACCCACCTCCAAATTTTATTCCGCCTCCAAATGTCTTCAACGTACCTCCACCGAATCAATCCTTCGGCGATAATTACGATCCCAGTGTACCGATTCGTAGATGGGGTTCGGCTCCGGAGACCAATCAGCAGTTTTCTCCTGCCGAATTAGACACGTTCAAAAGCCCTTACAGTCAACCGGTATCTCGTAAGAATTACGAACAGAATCGGCGAAATAATTACAACGATAATGCCTCGAACTCGAATTCAAACCAGACACCGAATCGTTCAAATTGCTACTCGAGAAGACATCCTGAAAACTCCGCTAGAAATGATAATCAAAATAACGATCAGTCCCAAGACACCAACAACTCCGAATACGGTTACGAAGATCAAACCAGAAGACGATTCCACGAAGGATCTCAGAAATCGTATCGAGGTAACGATCGTTACAATCATTCGAAACATAACGCTGGTTCTACTAGTTCAGATTACGCGGATCGTAACAAGTCTCGCAGTTCTTACGATCGACAGTCTCCTTATTCTCGAAACGATCATAAACGATACGATCAACGTGATTCTAGAAGGTCTAATCATTACGAAGATCGAGGTTACCGGAATCATCGCAGATAGTATACCTACCGGCGAATTTTAAGAGGTTACTTTGCGGATTTTATTTCGTTGAAagtgatttaattttaaaagttttttgatttttttaatcatttgacATGTTTTGTTCACCTCAGTTAATTATTGATCGTGAAAagcaaattgaaataaaattattttctttcattttgttaaaaCAATTTCGTATATAATTTACTTTGGCAAGGATACATTATTCATTAATAACAATCTTATTTACCGTAACATATACatagaaaataatatttagacGTGCattctacgtaaaaaaaaagttaccctGCATCGATGATTTGTAATATCACGTGATAATAAATGAGTTTATTTTCTTCCGGCCGAATCTACGGGTTTCTcgaatcagatttttttcatctctatatttcacaaaaaaatagtGCATTTGTTTTCATCTATGATCAATCATCTCATCTCGAAAAGTTGAGCGAGTGAGTATTTTTCACAAGTGTTTGAGGATGGGTACTGGGAAGGGGTACGTGAATAAGACGACGAGATACTGACCAGAGATGAAACTGAgtattgaaaatattccaatcattcgaatataaaaaattataatttttgaaaggaaaatacGCGAGATGAAAATAggcctttgaaaaatttacagaacTGATCCTAAGGCcggaaaaattgcattcaagCTGCAACATATCGAATCGATATCACTATCTCTACTTTcaattgatagtttttttttttttacaaaatatatagCAAGAGACGGTCTTTAAgtatcagaatttcaaaaaaaaatcgattatttcgtTGATAAGCATTTTTTCCACATGATCCTCCATAAAATTTTCCAGCTAGAAAGTATAACGAAtgaataaaaagagaaaatgatcaaaaaattgttgacaaactaaaaaaaaaacacaaaacaaaagaAAGTGTCATTCGAATAAGGGCCTTCAAAGCAAATATGGTATTCGagtgaaatattgtaaaaactATAATAAATgcaaatcatcatttaaatacAAGATACgaagaatataaaaaaaactactctgttcaaatttcatttgattCCACTCGAAAAAGCCAATAAATTAATCTAACCGAAGGCCTTACATATTCGAAGGAAACTTTCTACGTATTTTTCACCTCAGAGATAATTgtacaaaatatgtaaatacGATGACGTGCTTGTAAAATCAACGTGAAACGATGAAAGTTGCGAGAGGGGActtaaaaatacacatttctGTATCCATTTTCAGCCTTACTGATATCCTCTGCTCTCTCCTTAAAATAAAGAGTaacaaaaaaagagagaaaaataaaatcatataaaataatACTTAGATAAATACTGTCACTATAAGGTGAACTAAGAAGAAGGGAAAAAACTACTTATAATAACAGGTAAGCatgacgaaaaaaataacagTCTAGATACGCAGCATGCAAAACCTTCGAACCCCCgtataatacataatattttcaaataaaatatcaataaatagagagagaaaatgaataaatacgtaacacttgtttaaataaatgcttaaaaattaataaaatatcgtacattaaaacaataataaaacgaTCAAACGTACAATTATGACTGGCAAAGCTgataatacataaataataaatataaaatataatacgtaatttaaaataCGATGTGTGCGGAAAATTCGAGTAATTCCGGTAACGagaacgacagaaaaaataatcatctggAAGAAAACACGACTGGAATAAAGTTGGGGAAAAATGAAACACCATTTAGGTATATTGGAATTGGGATCGTAATCGATCCTTATTACTCGAATCAACATATCACACACATATGTTTACTGGAAACGGTATCGATCTATTCTGCGGTGTTTTTAAAAACCACGATCACACGATTTACAACATTATTGCTATTCAACTCACACTAAACcgtttcgataaaaaaatctcacttaaCAATACAAACATACATGACGTAAAATacgaataagaaaaataatactgtaaaaaattcacttcactAATAATCTCTCATTCTGGACCAAAATATCGCAAGCTGAcgcgtacctagtacctacgtacgAAACATTGAACACATCTTACGCATCTTAGTTTACTAAATGAACACACACATTCACACATACACGCGTACGATCAGCTCGTAACTCGTATCAACGAACACATTGTTTTCaagccgacgacgacgacgaatctcattattgaaaaatacatacaaaaatgtaCATAGGGCCGGGgaagggggtgggggagggtaGAATTGCTGTTTGAAACATTCTCGACTAGCCGACCAGCGGCAGGAGGACGACGGCAAGTGGGGACAAAACAGTGAAGAGATCAATGGTTAAAGAATATTGTTCGGTGCAGCGTTAATGTGCGCTTCGGTGTTACAGGTGGTTTTCGCCTTGGCTGAGGGTTAGTTATCAACTGGAGGATAACTGAGTATCCCAGCTTTCTGAGCGACCGTTCATCATACCTACTGGTCGAGGTTCGCTAGGCGAGCACATCATAGCGTTACGATGTTGAGTAGGTGATTCTGTGAAGAAAAAGTACAATGAGAATAATTAGCTTGCGATGAATTTGGCTTTACACCCGTCAGAATACAGAATCAGGATAGGTTACCTTCGGATGGTAATGAGGGTACTTTACCTCCGCGTTGAACTAGTAACATGACGGTGGGACCTCCGTTGCGGATTATTTCAATGGCTTGAGCATGCGTCATGTTCTTCGTGTTGATACCGTTTATTTCGACTAATCTGTCTCCGACCTAGGTGAAACGAAAGGGAACGTTGAAATTAGAACGAACATCTTCAGAGAATTATACGAATTGAATTATTGCCGAGTTTACCTTTAATCGGCCATCCAGAGCTGCGGGGCCATTTTCGGCGATTTGTAAAACGTATAAagccatattttggaattcTCGGCCTCCTCGGATGCTGAATCCAAAACCTCGCGATCCTCTGCTGATCTCGATAACGTGATACTGGCCATCGTACAAATCATCCTGCAACGTTCAAGTAAGTtggattagaaaaaattgttttttcttttttcaaaatacatgcAATAATAATGAAGCTAGATTCACTCACCCTATGAGACGTGGAATTTGAAACTATACTACCAGCGGGTTCATCTAGAAAATTAATGATAATTATTACGTAATCAATTAGTACACATAGTTTGGAGATTTTTTCGAGTGTGATTGCTTCAATAAGAgggaaatttcatcaagttttcatttatttacctattggCATTCCGATAGTTAAAGTAACGCTGTAACCGGAGTCCTTGATCAAATTAACAATATCACCATGATGCAAATTCATAATGTTGATTCCATTAACCGCCAATATATGGTCACCAACGTGAAGCAGGCCAGACCTTTCAGCAGGACTACCTTCAATAATTCGTcctgtaagaaaaaaaaggcataaattagaaaaaacatAGAATATTCTTGAAATACGAGActttgaacaaattgaaaaatgaggaaaGAAAGGGGCTCAAATCCagccagatttttcaaaatcagtatACTTAGgctttctgaaatttgaaattgaacttgttgcaattgtacatatgtatttcaaaacaattattaaattctttgaaaacagacaatttttttaaattctcttcaaaaaaatgttgagatcttaaaattatcaaatttctgTAAAACTGATAATATTCCAGaaattgttgaacttttttggaattttcaaaaattctttgaacGGACTCTGTAATTTTTATAACTCTTACgagtttctggcaaaaaaatggtATATATTTAAcggaaaataaataatatttttaaatttaattttaataaaaactaatttataatttttaataagtaataaaaattaatttaaaaaaaaaattaataattataattaaaaaaaaaaaaaatgtgtgccGAATTCCAAAACTTTAACCATGATACTTTCCAAGGATCGGTCAGCTTTGACTAGAGGAGGGGGGAGGTTCAAAAAGTCTTATGATTTTTACCACTAAGTTTTCAtagtttcaattgaaaaaacaaaaacgtcaatacagctgaaattttgtctaGTAATTATTAGGATGGTAGTtgagtgttttcaaaaaaaatggagaattcaagtcccccccccccaagttgaataaagttgaaatggacggtttttaaaaaaatcaaattgctgaaaattctcaattcatGTATTAGAATAATTCTAACGTTCTGAATAACcccttttttcaagaaaatacccTTTCCAGCCCCCTCTAAAAAAATGCTGATTCATCCGTGCCAAGTCCccaaaatttaggaaaaattacaaaaaaattaaaaaaaattgagagtagttttgaacagaaaaatatgaaacttgGGAAAAATGTATTCCATTTTGTTTAATTCTCATCTCTCAACTCTATGGAGCTTTATGCAGAGGGGCCAATGTTGCGGAATCAGGgaagatttttttattgtaaagcATGAaggaacatttttcattaattttttttcatcttttatgcCAAGGGGTACCaacagttttttcttgaaaaagtgatgTTCAGAAATTCTGAAGCAAAAACTTTAGAATTTTCAATCGTAtttcaaaaagattgaaaatattacctATGGCAGATCCGGCTTTGTTCAAGGAAGATATAATCACAAATCCAAATCCTTCGTTTTCTCTTCTCGTAACCGTTACATCGTAAGGATATCTTATTTCCGGTCTCATCATGGCATtagctatttcaaaaaaagagaacacTAATTTAAACATCCGCAGTTCTCAAAACTTTACATacatttccatcaattttcaaagtgtaaGCTTACTATGATTCTTGGATGGGATTCTTCTTCTGATTCCCAACGTAACTCTACCACTAGCCGCCGCTTTACCCATTAATTGAACGACATGATGATGCGAGCTATTCATTACAGATTGGTTATCAACGGACATAATTTCATCCCCGGATCTCAAACGTCCATCGACTTCGGCAGCTCCACCCTCGACAATATGACCGATGGATACCTAAAAAAATGCCTCATTTTACTTCTGAATCCTTTACAATATGAAAGATACTCGATCGATTCGCGATTTATTAACCTGCGATCCTTCTTCAGTACCGCCAACAATACGAAAACCAAATCCCGTTTCTTGTCTTTCTATTGTCACCACTGTTTCGTAATAATCACTATCTTGACCGTACATTTTCACAGCTCCGGGTATATCTCTTCTATACaatctaaaaatcaaacaaaacgtcgattttattttttctttcgtgtTTACtcgtcgatgaaattttttcgaagaaaatcgAAACCCACCTGGCGTCTCCATTGGTGGACAACGGTTGTTCGTGTTCGAAGCTGGTGCTCTCTTTACGCTGATTGTTAGCCAAGGAATAGAAATAATTATCGTTTACATCGGAAGAACTTCGACTATTAATACCGTAATCGTTGCTGCCGgcgtaataattattattacgagACACCATTGACATATAATTATTCTCGGCGTGTTTATACATCTCGGGCGATCTTTTCCTATTCCACGAATCATTCTGGTCTAATTCGTTTCCTGGACTTTGACTACGCGAATAGCACGCTTGCATGTTGTAATTCTCCATACCGTACATTTCAGCTGCACGTTTCATATTGTTATTCGAACAATCGggtaatttttgaccattctgaGCCTCCATCAGCAACGGGCAATTCTCCGTTGGAGTTTTCGTTCGATACATGGCCATTTTAAGGTCGTCTTTTTTATTACGTAGTTTGTTCTTGGAGAAATTCATTCTTTCTACCGATATGGTGGCTGCTTTATTACTAGTGCAATCTTTCAGTACTTGGACAACGTCACTATGGCACATTTTGCGAACGCTTATGTTATTTATTTCGGCTAATATATCGCCTTCTTGAAGATTTTCACAGCGTTGCTTGTCTATGATCTTTTTAACCTGGAAATGAGCGGGAGGATTAGAGAAAGTGGAGTCGAATGAATGAGTAGTCGAAAGAATAAATACCTTTTGTCCATATGCACTGTCGGCTATCGTGAAACCGAATCCTTCGGAGCCTTTAACGATCGACATGGTTAATATTTCAGGTTTATCATCGTCTTGTAGTATTAAATCTGTGCTGGTTGGTCGTGGTACGTGGAGTGCTTTCTCTGGTAAGTACAAGTCGGGCAGTGATTTAACCGAACTATTGGTAGCATCGTTAGAATCTGCGTCCAGTATGTGTCGTTTGAGATAGGCGTCTTGGTCGACGAATGAGCCTAAATTTGGATTATTGTCtgtaatgattgaaaaaaaagttaatacAGAGTTCACGTTTTggtgataattatttttttttttcagagagtTGACTACCATTATTTGAAACAGCCATAGTAGTTACAACTTTTGTATTCGGATCGTTTGGATCGAACGGCAACGGATACCCTCGGCATACTTCTATTTCAACCGTTTCACCAGGAGCTATTGATTGGAACACAGTTACCATATCATGATGGGTGTACCCCAGTACACATTTATTATTCACATAGACCAGTACATCGCCTAGTGAAAAACAGAATCAAAATATTAGCTACATAAACAGAGATCATAAATAAcgcgaataaattttgatcttcGTTACCTGTTTGTAATTTGCCTTCGTACCACGCTGGGCCATTCGTAACAATTgatttaatttgtaaaaattctttaTTATCGTCTCCTCCGATAATGGTGAACCCTAATCCTTTGTATGACTTGACCAAAGTGGAATGTATCCTTTCACCGACCAATTCATCCGGATTTGCAGTAAAAAATGCGTTCTCCGATATTCCTACAAACGAAACAATACGTAAATTGGCGAGAAATTGATTCCGGAATTCGAAACACAAACACGCAGATTGGTACACATACCATCGTTGTATTTAGAATTATTCATGTAACTATTGTATGCATTATCGTGACTGTAATTATCGCTCCTGTTATTCTTCTCGCTCAAGTTTGAGCAATTATTCATATTATTGCAAGAGTTAGCTGCAACAAGTATCGAAATTACGTTAATTGTTGACATAATACGGGTACAGATGCGTATAAACACTTACACGAGGATCCCCTACCGTATTTAGCTTGAATGACTGGATTCTCGTATTGAGTTTGTCTATTAACGTGATCAATGTAGTAAGTCCCATATAAAGGATCGTCTATCCTTTCCCATCCAAAAGGTAACTCATCTTCGCTACAATCTTCCAAAGATTTCTTCTGTATACGAGATAATCGCGGATCCAGCCAATGAGACGTACTGGAGTTATGACTGCATTAAAATAAACAAAGAATTAAAATCAAGGTTCATTTTTACATAACATGCGGGTGGCACATAGGTAGATAGCAGGTGAACTTGTATACTTACTCGATGAAGTAAACTTCTCCATTTTCTGTGTACGCTTTTTCCCATTTGGGTGGTAAAGGGCCAAGCTCGTCTTCGTCGAGTTGATCTGAGTATTTGAGAGAATTTTCGTAATAATAATTGGGAGGATTTTTCCTCTGCATGTTATCTGAGTAATGATCTATAT
The sequence above is a segment of the Planococcus citri chromosome 3, ihPlaCitr1.1, whole genome shotgun sequence genome. Coding sequences within it:
- the Magi gene encoding membrane-associated guanylate kinase, WW and PDZ domain-containing protein 2 isoform X2; protein product: MVNNGHTRPSDRESQEKSSVIYENSRRFNHWSQTVKKVVIRTFADCDKCIVIGGGSDNGEFVYIEHVRNDQIAYVSDRVFENDDVVLTIQEQKVSGFTYLDAVNWLKHCAKSSALVAVECIPRGYLSLGLADFLNHRFRKGSLDHELQNTIRDNLYIRTVPVTTRPPKEFEINGIDYVFLTINEFNKLKLNGTLLESGIYEGNYYGTPKPLRNNYLAVNDKPSFENVTESYLPGIHPSSEGKRKRNRSNVEAMAAKDLDHSSIISNGLNSKDHYSDNMQRKNPPNYYYENSLKYSDQLDEDELGPLPPKWEKAYTENGEVYFIDHNSSTSHWLDPRLSRIQKKSLEDCSEDELPFGWERIDDPLYGTYYIDHVNRQTQYENPVIQAKYANSCNNMNNCSNLSEKNNRSDNYSHDNAYNSYMNNSKYNDGISENAFFTANPDELVGERIHSTLVKSYKGLGFTIIGGDDNKEFLQIKSIVTNGPAWYEGKLQTGDVLVYVNNKCVLGYTHHDMVTVFQSIAPGETVEIEVCRGYPLPFDPNDPNTKVVTTMAVSNNDNNPNLGSFVDQDAYLKRHILDADSNDATNSSVKSLPDLYLPEKALHVPRPTSTDLILQDDDKPEILTMSIVKGSEGFGFTIADSAYGQKVKKIIDKQRCENLQEGDILAEINNISVRKMCHSDVVQVLKDCTSNKAATISVERMNFSKNKLRNKKDDLKMAMYRTKTPTENCPLLMEAQNGQKLPDCSNNNMKRAAEMYGMENYNMQACYSRSQSPGNELDQNDSWNRKRSPEMYKHAENNYMSMVSRNNNYYAGSNDYGINSRSSSDVNDNYFYSLANNQRKESTSFEHEQPLSTNGDARLYRRDIPGAVKMYGQDSDYYETVVTIERQETGFGFRIVGGTEEGSQVSIGHIVEGGAAEVDGRLRSGDEIMSVDNQSVMNSSHHHVVQLMGKAAASGRVTLGIRRRIPSKNHTNAMMRPEIRYPYDVTVTRRENEGFGFVIISSLNKAGSAIGRIIEGSPAERSGLLHVGDHILAVNGINIMNLHHGDIVNLIKDSGYSVTLTIGMPIDEPAGSIVSNSTSHRDDLYDGQYHVIEISRGSRGFGFSIRGGREFQNMALYVLQIAENGPAALDGRLKVGDRLVEINGINTKNMTHAQAIEIIRNGGPTVMLLVQRGGKVPSLPSEESPTQHRNAMMCSPSEPRPVGMMNGRSESWDTQLSSS
- the Magi gene encoding membrane-associated guanylate kinase, WW and PDZ domain-containing protein 2 isoform X3, translating into MVNNGHTRPSDRESQEKSSVIYENSRRFNHWSQTVKKVVIRTFADCDKCIVIGGGSDNGEFVYIEHVRNDQIAYVSDRVFENDDVVLTIQEQKVSGFTYLDAVNWLKHCAKSSALVAVECIPRGYLSLGLADFLNHRFRKGSLDHELQNTIRDNLYIRTVPVTTRPPKEFEINGIDYVFLTINEFNKLKLNGTLLESGIYEGNYYGTPKPLRNNYLAVNDKPSFENVTESYLPGIHPSSEGKRKRNRSNVEAMAAKDLDHSSIISNGLNSKDHYSDNMQRKNPPNYYYENSLKYSDQLDEDELGPLPPKWEKAYTENGEVYFIDHNSSTSHWLDPRLSRIQKKSLEDCSEDELPFGWERIDDPLYGTYYIDHVNRQTQYENPVIQAKYGRGSSSNSCNNMNNCSNLSEKNNRSDNYSHDNAYNSYMNNSKYNDGISENAFFTANPDELVGERIHSTLVKSYKGLGFTIIGGDDNKEFLQIKSIVTNGPAWYEGKLQTGDVLVYVNNKCVLGYTHHDMVTVFQSIAPGETVEIEVCRGYPLPFDPNDPNTKVVTTMAVSNNDNNPNLGSFVDQDAYLKRHILDADSNDATNSSVKSLPDLYLPEKALHVPRPTSTDLILQDDDKPEILTMSIVKGSEGFGFTIADSAYGQKVKKIIDKQRCENLQEGDILAEINNISVRKMCHSDVVQVLKDCTSNKAATISVERMNFSKNKLRNKKDDLKMAMYRTKTPTENCPLLMEAQNGQKLPDCSNNNMKRAAEMYGMENYNMQACYSRSQSPGNELDQNDSWNRKRSPEMYKHAENNYMSMVSRNNNYYAGSNDYGINSRSSSDVNDNYFYSLANNQRKESTSFEHEQPLSTNGDARLYRRDIPGAVKMYGQDSDYYETVVTIERQETGFGFRIVGGTEEGSQVSIGHIVEGGAAEVDGRLRSGDEIMSVDNQSVMNSSHHHVVQLMGKAAASGRVTLGIRRRIPSKNHTNAMMRPEIRYPYDVTVTRRENEGFGFVIISSLNKAGSAIGRIIEGSPAERSGLLHVGDHILAVNGINIMNLHHGDIVNLIKDSGYSVTLTIGMPIDEPAGSIVSNSTSHRDDLYDGQYHVIEISRGSRGFGFSIRGGREFQNMALYVLQIAENGPAALDGRLKVGDRLVEINGINTKNMTHAQAIEIIRNGGPTVMLLVQRGESPTQHRNAMMCSPSEPRPVGMMNGRSESWDTQLSSS
- the Magi gene encoding membrane-associated guanylate kinase, WW and PDZ domain-containing protein 2 isoform X1, translated to MVNNGHTRPSDRESQEKSSVIYENSRRFNHWSQTVKKVVIRTFADCDKCIVIGGGSDNGEFVYIEHVRNDQIAYVSDRVFENDDVVLTIQEQKVSGFTYLDAVNWLKHCAKSSALVAVECIPRGYLSLGLADFLNHRFRKGSLDHELQNTIRDNLYIRTVPVTTRPPKEFEINGIDYVFLTINEFNKLKLNGTLLESGIYEGNYYGTPKPLRNNYLAVNDKPSFENVTESYLPGIHPSSEGKRKRNRSNVEAMAAKDLDHSSIISNGLNSKDHYSDNMQRKNPPNYYYENSLKYSDQLDEDELGPLPPKWEKAYTENGEVYFIDHNSSTSHWLDPRLSRIQKKSLEDCSEDELPFGWERIDDPLYGTYYIDHVNRQTQYENPVIQAKYGRGSSSNSCNNMNNCSNLSEKNNRSDNYSHDNAYNSYMNNSKYNDGISENAFFTANPDELVGERIHSTLVKSYKGLGFTIIGGDDNKEFLQIKSIVTNGPAWYEGKLQTGDVLVYVNNKCVLGYTHHDMVTVFQSIAPGETVEIEVCRGYPLPFDPNDPNTKVVTTMAVSNNDNNPNLGSFVDQDAYLKRHILDADSNDATNSSVKSLPDLYLPEKALHVPRPTSTDLILQDDDKPEILTMSIVKGSEGFGFTIADSAYGQKVKKIIDKQRCENLQEGDILAEINNISVRKMCHSDVVQVLKDCTSNKAATISVERMNFSKNKLRNKKDDLKMAMYRTKTPTENCPLLMEAQNGQKLPDCSNNNMKRAAEMYGMENYNMQACYSRSQSPGNELDQNDSWNRKRSPEMYKHAENNYMSMVSRNNNYYAGSNDYGINSRSSSDVNDNYFYSLANNQRKESTSFEHEQPLSTNGDARLYRRDIPGAVKMYGQDSDYYETVVTIERQETGFGFRIVGGTEEGSQVSIGHIVEGGAAEVDGRLRSGDEIMSVDNQSVMNSSHHHVVQLMGKAAASGRVTLGIRRRIPSKNHTNAMMRPEIRYPYDVTVTRRENEGFGFVIISSLNKAGSAIGRIIEGSPAERSGLLHVGDHILAVNGINIMNLHHGDIVNLIKDSGYSVTLTIGMPIDEPAGSIVSNSTSHRDDLYDGQYHVIEISRGSRGFGFSIRGGREFQNMALYVLQIAENGPAALDGRLKVGDRLVEINGINTKNMTHAQAIEIIRNGGPTVMLLVQRGGKVPSLPSEESPTQHRNAMMCSPSEPRPVGMMNGRSESWDTQLSSS
- the LOC135841785 gene encoding uncharacterized protein DDB_G0292186-like — translated: MDPSCILMCANIPGGISEDVLVELFCIAGPVEDVSISRSGRSCFIIYEFPEAVPTAKEIFKDVRLRGRPLEMFDQNDIKQIHEKQEQESIELQQQEAAFAEIVKQHNPFYNPDSMTPTHHARGRPQNFPPPVNLFDPSLMPFPFPNHFNPPPNFIPPPNVFNVPPPNQSFGDNYDPSVPIRRWGSAPETNQQFSPAELDTFKSPYSQPVSRKNYEQNRRNNYNDNASNSNSNQTPNRSNCYSRRHPENSARNDNQNNDQSQDTNNSEYGYEDQTRRRFHEGSQKSYRGNDRYNHSKHNAGSTSSDYADRNKSRSSYDRQSPYSRNDHKRYDQRDSRRSNHYEDRGYRNHRR